The Pseudonocardia sp. HH130630-07 DNA window CGGGGGTGGGCGTCGCGGGGGTCAGCCGGCCGGGTGCCGCGCGGGACCCGCGGTGGGCGACGGGTGGACGCGCCGCGGCCGGGCGGCGCGGGCGACGGACGCGGTCAAGACCACGATGCGGTTCATTGCGGGACCCCCTCGGTGACGGAGAGACGTTAAGGAAGGGTTATATGTCCTGTCAAACTCTAGCCGTATGGAGTAATTATTACTGCCCCAGAGGAAGGATGTACATCCGATGTGTGCCGAAGCATGAATGTTTCGACGTTTCGCGAGCGAGTGATCGCCCGCTGTGTCGCGGCCGGCACGTCGGCTCGGCGCGGCCGTCGGTGACCGACAGCAATGGTCAAGCGCTGGACGTATCGCGCCGTCCGGGGCGGGTTCTCGACGGTTACTCCAGGTGGAAGACGCTACGAGAGTGTGCTCCGGGACGAGCTCGCGGGGACGTCGTCCGTGGCTCGATCACTCAGAGTGGTGTGCGAGCCGTGCGCGGCGATGAAGGCTCGCCTGTCCTGTGTCCATGGTGCGCAACCATTGGTCCTATCTCTGCGCGTAGTAGACGTTTACTGCGATGGAAGTCGCTCGTAGTTTCGCGATCGGGTAGCGGTTACGACCGGGTCGTCATCCTCCGTCGCGGACGGCCGGCGGCGTACCGGCCAGGCGATCCGGCGGAGCGCGGTACCGGCACAATCGGCCCCGGACAGCGGGTCCGACCAGGGGGGACGAGCGTGCCGGTTACCGACGAGGCGATCGAGAAGATCAAGGAGATGATCGTCAGCGGGGAGCTCCCGCCGGGATCCAGGCTTCCCCGCGAGGCCGAGCTGGCCGAGCGGCTGGGGTTGTCCCGCAGCTCGCTGCGCGAGGCGGTGCGGGCGTTGTCCCTGATCCGGGTCCTGGACGTGCGCCAGGGTGACGGGACCTACGTCACCAGCCTGGAGCCGTCGGTGCTGATGCACGCGCTCGGCTTCGTCGTGGACTTCCACCAGGACGACACGGTGCTGGAGTTCCTGGAGGTCCGGCGGATCATCGAGCCGGCCGCGACGGCGATGGCGGCGGTGCGGATGTCCGACGCGGAGATCCTGGGCCTGCGCGCCCAGCTCGACACGCTGGAGGTCGCACCGACCGTGGAGAGCCTGGTCGCCAACGACCTGGAGTTCCACCGCCGCATCGCCGGCGGCGCGGGGAACATGGTGCTCTGCTCGTTGATCGAGGGCATCTCGGGCCCCACCACCCGGGCGCGGATCTGGCGCGGGCTCAACGAGGAGGGTGCGCTCGAGCGGACCCGCGAGCAGCACGAACAGATCTACCGGGCGATCGCTGCGCGACAGCCGG harbors:
- a CDS encoding FadR/GntR family transcriptional regulator translates to MPVTDEAIEKIKEMIVSGELPPGSRLPREAELAERLGLSRSSLREAVRALSLIRVLDVRQGDGTYVTSLEPSVLMHALGFVVDFHQDDTVLEFLEVRRIIEPAATAMAAVRMSDAEILGLRAQLDTLEVAPTVESLVANDLEFHRRIAGGAGNMVLCSLIEGISGPTTRARIWRGLNEEGALERTREQHEQIYRAIAARQPEVARSWATVHVAGVEQWLRGALARPGAGIPELPGVER